One window from the genome of Enterobacter asburiae encodes:
- a CDS encoding efflux RND transporter periplasmic adaptor subunit has translation MSLQKTWGNYHLNALGVMLLSVLLVGCDNSVAQNAAPPAPAVSAADVVVKSISQWDSFNGRIEAVESVQLRPRVSGYIDKVNYTDGQEVKKGEVLFTIDDRTYRAALEQAQANLARAKTQASLAQSEANRTDKLVNTNVVSREEWEQRRSAATQAQADIRAAQAAVDAAQLNLDFTKVTAPIDGRASRALITSGNLVTAGDTASVLTTLVSQKTVYVYFDVDESTYLHYQNLARSGQGASSNHTALPVEIGLTGEEGYPHQGKVDFLDNQLTPSTGTIRMRALLDNAQRQFTPGLFARVRLPGSAEFKATLIDDKAVLTDQDRKYVYIVDKEGKAQRRDITPGRLADGLRIVRQGLNPGDKVIVEGLQKVFMPGMPVNAKTVAMTAASALN, from the coding sequence ATGAGCCTGCAAAAAACCTGGGGTAACTATCATCTGAACGCGCTGGGGGTCATGTTGCTCTCCGTGCTGCTCGTCGGATGCGATAACAGCGTCGCGCAAAATGCCGCGCCGCCCGCGCCTGCCGTCAGCGCTGCTGACGTGGTGGTGAAATCCATTAGCCAGTGGGATAGCTTTAACGGCCGGATTGAAGCGGTGGAGAGTGTTCAGCTCCGTCCGCGCGTTTCCGGCTACATTGATAAAGTGAATTACACCGACGGCCAGGAAGTGAAGAAGGGCGAGGTGCTGTTCACGATTGATGACCGAACCTATCGCGCGGCACTGGAACAGGCGCAGGCGAACCTGGCGAGAGCCAAAACGCAGGCCAGCCTGGCACAAAGCGAGGCTAACCGTACCGATAAGCTGGTCAATACCAACGTTGTTTCCCGCGAAGAGTGGGAGCAGCGTCGTTCGGCCGCCACTCAGGCGCAGGCCGATATTCGCGCCGCGCAGGCGGCAGTGGACGCCGCGCAGCTCAACCTGGACTTCACCAAAGTCACCGCGCCTATCGACGGTCGCGCCAGCCGGGCGCTGATCACCAGCGGGAACCTGGTGACTGCGGGCGACACCGCCAGTGTCCTCACCACGCTGGTCTCGCAGAAAACGGTTTACGTCTACTTTGACGTGGACGAGTCGACCTACCTTCACTACCAAAATCTGGCCCGCAGCGGGCAGGGGGCGTCCAGCAATCACACGGCGCTTCCGGTTGAGATTGGCCTGACGGGCGAGGAGGGCTATCCCCATCAGGGCAAAGTGGACTTCCTGGATAACCAGCTAACGCCGAGCACCGGTACCATCCGTATGCGCGCGCTGCTGGATAACGCGCAGCGTCAGTTCACGCCGGGACTTTTTGCCCGCGTGCGCCTGCCGGGCAGCGCGGAGTTCAAAGCCACGCTTATCGACGACAAAGCGGTGCTGACCGATCAGGATCGTAAATACGTTTATATCGTGGATAAAGAGGGGAAAGCGCAGCGTCGTGACATCACGCCGGGCCGTCTGGCAGACGGTTTACGCATCGTGCGGCAGGGGCTGAACCCTGGCGATAAAGTCATCGTCGAGGGGTTACAAAAAGTGTTTATGCCGGGTATGCCGGTTAACGCGAAAACCGTTGCCATGACCGCCGCCAGCGCCCTCAACTGA